In Malus sylvestris chromosome 16, drMalSylv7.2, whole genome shotgun sequence, the following are encoded in one genomic region:
- the LOC126608643 gene encoding VAN3-binding protein-like: MDPVQAAVFRPPETPCEPMEFLSRSWSVSALEVSKALAPPPGQTQLTNLNLSSVVNGGGSGPIPEDLAGELDESATFSGNPFSFACSETSQLVMERIMSQSQEVSPRTSGRLSHSSGPLNGSLTDSPPVSPTEDDVKYGRSTNHNNTQFRAATPSGAPVSGGGKTVGRWLKDRREKKKEEARALNAQLHAAVSVAGVASSIAAIAAATAAATAASSGSGKDEHMAKTDMAVASAATLVAAQCVEAAEAMGAEREHLATVVSSAVNVRSAGDIMTLTAAAATALRGAATLRARALKEVWNIAAVIPVEKGSGVAGNGSNGNSNSSLSGELVPEENFLGICSRELLAKGCELLKRTRKGDLHWKIVSVYIHRTGQVMLKMKSRHVAGTITKKKKNVVLEVIKDMPAWPGRHLLEGGEHRRYFGLKTVMRGVVEFECRNQREYDIWTLGVSRLLSIVAERHNRHGI; this comes from the exons ATGGACCCGGTTCAGGCCGCCGTGTTCCGGCCACCGGAAACTCCTTGCGAGCCCATGGAGTTCCTCTCTCGCTCTTGGAGCGTGTCGGCTCTCGAAGTCTCCAAAGCCTTAGCCCCACCCCCTGGCCAGACCCAACTCACAAACCTCAACCTCAGCTCTGTCGTCAATGGCGGCGGCAGCGGTCCCATTCCAGAGGACCTGGCCGGAGAGCTAGACGAGAGCGCCACATTTTCGGGCAACCCATTTTCCTTTGCTTGTTCCGAGACCTCTCAGCTCGTCATGGAGCGGATCATGTCACAGTCG CAAGAGGTGTCTCCACGAACTTCCGGCAGGCTCTCCCACAGCAGTGGTCCTCTCAACGGTTCCTTAACTGACAGCCCACCTGTCTCCCCCACCGAAGACGATGTTAAG TACGGCCGCTCTACCAACCACAACAACACCCAATTCAGAGCCGCCACTCCTAGCGGCGCCCCTGTGTCTGGCGGTGGCAAGACGGTGGGCAGGTGGCTTAAGGacaggagggagaagaagaaagaggaggctaGAGCCCTGAATGCTCAGCTTCATGCTGCTGTTTCTGTTGCTGGGGTGGCTTCTTCCATCGCCGCCATTGCTGCCGCCACTGCTGCCGCCACTGCTGCCTCATCTGGATCGGGAAAAGATGAGCATATGGCGAAGACTGACATGGCTGTGGCCTCTGCTGCCACATTGGTAGCTGCACAGTGTGTGGAGGCGGCTGAGGCCATGGGAGCTGAGCGGGAGCACCTTGCTACGGTTGTCAGCTCTGCTGTGAATGTCCGGTCGGCAGGCGATATCATGACCTTAACTGCTGCAGCAGCAACAG CCTTACGCGGTGCAGCGACACTAAGGGCGAGGGCGTTGAAGGAAGTGTGGAATATTGCCGCAGTTATTCCTGTTGAGAAAGGCTCAGGAGTAGCTGGTAATGGTAGCAACGGGAATTCCAACAGTAGTTTGAGTGGAGAACTTGTTCCTGAAGAGAATTTTCTCGGCATCTGCAGCAGGGAGTTGCTTGCTAAGGGTTGTGAGCTCCTCAAGCGCACCCGCAAAG GTGATCTTCATTGGAAAATCGTCTCTGTTTACATCCATCGAACGGGTCAG GTTATGCTGAAGATGAAGAGCAGGCACGTTGCTGGGACcataaccaaaaagaaaaaga ATGTGGTGCTGGAGGTGATCAAGGACATGCCGGCTTGGCCCGGCCGCCACCTGCTCGAGGGCGGAGAGCACCGGCGTTACTTTGGGCTCAAGACTGTTATGCGCGGAGTTGTGGAGTTCGAGTGCCGGAACCAGAGGGAGTACGACATTTGGACGCTGGGCGTGTCGAGGCTCCTCAGCATTGTTGCAGAGAGGCACAATAGACATGGCATCTAG